One Candidatus Paceibacterota bacterium genomic window carries:
- the gyrB gene encoding DNA topoisomerase (ATP-hydrolyzing) subunit B, producing MANNNNSNNNYTAKDIYVLEGLEPVRKRPGMYIGSTGIDGLHHLIWEVADNSIDEAMGGYAKNIEVVLLPGHQVRVVDDGRGIPVDIHKQTKTSALETVLTTLHAGGKFGGESYKISGGLHGVGVSVVNALSKNLRVEVCRDGYLWVQEYKKGKPSYKVKKTGKCEGSGTSVTFEPDPEIFGDKAGDMPDYDWKHILSHLRQQAYLVKGLKLTVKDQREKDSHLFKEYSFYFDGGIKSYVSYLNRDLKPVHSSVFYAHRDVPENEMVVEMALQYTDDLQPREMSFANNIYTAEGGMHLTGFRTALTRTLNDYGRKNGFIKDADGNFLGDDVREGLTVVLSVKIREPQFEGQTKAKLGNPEARTSTESVFGETFAEFLEENPQDARQMIEKVLLALRARKAAKAAKESVLRKGALEGLTLPGKLADCSSKDPEDSELFIVEGDSAGGSCKQGRDRRFQAILPLRGKIMNVERARFDKMLSSKEVKALVIALGTAIADDFNIAKLRYNKIIIATDADVDGSHIRTLLLTLFFRYFKPIIEGGFLYIAQPPLYKIQFGKNIKYAYDDAEKDKYVAEIAKTRKEKAEVKAEAEEKEEEESKEETAEEEETEMDKRYSGIVIQRYKGLGEMNPPQLWETTMDPKNRVLKKVFIDEAEDANRTFDILMGEEVAPRKLFIQTHAKTVENLDI from the coding sequence ATGGCAAATAACAATAACAGCAATAACAATTATACCGCGAAAGATATTTATGTTCTTGAAGGGCTTGAGCCGGTAAGAAAGAGGCCGGGAATGTATATCGGTTCGACTGGCATAGACGGCTTGCACCATTTGATATGGGAAGTCGCCGATAATTCCATCGATGAAGCGATGGGCGGATACGCAAAAAATATAGAAGTAGTTTTGCTTCCCGGGCATCAGGTAAGAGTGGTTGACGATGGCAGAGGCATTCCTGTGGACATTCATAAACAAACAAAAACTTCGGCTCTGGAAACAGTTCTTACTACTTTGCATGCCGGCGGAAAATTCGGGGGAGAATCGTATAAGATTTCCGGCGGGCTTCACGGAGTCGGCGTTTCCGTGGTAAACGCTTTATCGAAAAATTTGAGAGTGGAAGTTTGCCGCGACGGATATTTGTGGGTTCAGGAATATAAAAAAGGCAAACCTTCTTACAAAGTTAAAAAAACCGGCAAATGCGAAGGTTCCGGAACATCAGTCACTTTTGAACCTGACCCGGAAATTTTCGGAGACAAAGCCGGCGATATGCCGGATTACGATTGGAAACATATTTTAAGCCATCTTCGGCAGCAAGCGTATCTTGTCAAAGGTCTCAAGCTAACGGTTAAAGATCAGCGCGAAAAAGATTCTCATCTTTTTAAGGAATATTCTTTTTATTTTGACGGAGGAATAAAATCATACGTGTCTTATTTGAACAGGGATTTGAAGCCGGTGCATTCTTCTGTTTTTTACGCGCACAGGGACGTTCCCGAAAACGAAATGGTAGTTGAGATGGCTCTTCAGTATACCGATGACCTTCAGCCCAGAGAAATGAGTTTTGCCAACAATATATACACGGCTGAGGGAGGAATGCACCTTACGGGATTTCGCACCGCGCTGACCCGTACGCTTAACGATTACGGCAGGAAAAACGGATTCATAAAAGACGCCGACGGAAATTTTTTGGGAGATGACGTCCGCGAAGGGCTTACGGTTGTCCTTTCGGTAAAAATCAGAGAACCGCAGTTTGAAGGCCAGACAAAAGCCAAACTTGGAAATCCCGAGGCCCGCACTTCCACGGAGAGCGTTTTTGGAGAAACCTTCGCCGAATTTTTGGAAGAAAATCCTCAGGATGCAAGGCAGATGATTGAAAAAGTTCTTTTGGCTTTGCGCGCCCGCAAAGCGGCAAAAGCGGCAAAAGAAAGCGTTTTAAGAAAAGGCGCTCTTGAAGGACTGACGCTTCCCGGAAAACTGGCCGATTGTTCCTCAAAAGACCCGGAAGACAGCGAACTGTTTATTGTTGAAGGAGATTCCGCCGGAGGTTCGTGTAAACAGGGAAGAGACAGAAGATTTCAGGCGATACTTCCTCTCCGCGGTAAAATTATGAATGTGGAGCGAGCGCGTTTTGACAAAATGCTTTCGTCAAAAGAAGTCAAAGCGCTTGTCATCGCTTTGGGCACTGCCATTGCCGATGATTTTAATATCGCGAAATTGCGCTATAACAAAATAATAATTGCCACAGATGCCGATGTTGACGGCAGTCATATAAGGACGCTTCTTTTGACTCTTTTTTTCAGGTATTTCAAGCCTATCATTGAAGGCGGATTCTTGTATATTGCCCAGCCTCCGCTTTATAAAATTCAATTTGGGAAGAATATAAAATATGCTTACGATGATGCCGAGAAAGATAAATACGTCGCGGAAATCGCGAAAACCAGAAAAGAAAAAGCGGAGGTAAAGGCCGAGGCGGAAGAAAAAGAGGAAGAAGAATCAAAAGAAGAGACAGCCGAGGAAGAAGAAACCGAAATGGACAAAAGATATTCGGGGATAGTTATCCAGCGCTATAAAGGCCTTGGAGAAATGAATCCTCCTCAACTATGGGAAACGACGATGGACCCGAAAAATCGCGTGCTCAAAAAAGTTTTTATTGATGAAGCCGAAGATGCGAATAGGACTTTTGATATCTTGATGGGAGAGGAGGTGGCTCCGAGAAAACTTTTTATTCAGACGCATGCCAAGACTGTTGAAAATCTTGATATTTAA
- a CDS encoding MFS transporter — protein sequence MISVNKTIKILIASDSFFEMAAGFVTPIFAIFLIDSIEGGNIQLAGTAVAIYWIVKSIFRVPLAYFLDKKRGEKDDYYSMVLGFSLYAICTFLFLFAKTNWHIYAIQTMMGIGGAFAYTPWYGFFSRHIDKNQENMEWSISVSITGAVIALSGFLAGVLAEKFGFQPIFVISGFIYLIGIFLLFLFDKKIRKGRVIKAAELES from the coding sequence ATGATTTCAGTAAATAAAACAATCAAAATTCTTATCGCGTCAGATTCTTTTTTTGAAATGGCGGCCGGGTTTGTCACGCCGATTTTCGCGATATTTCTTATTGATTCAATAGAAGGAGGAAATATACAGCTTGCCGGAACCGCAGTCGCGATATACTGGATTGTAAAATCCATTTTCCGCGTTCCTTTGGCATATTTTCTGGACAAAAAAAGGGGCGAAAAAGACGATTATTATTCAATGGTTCTCGGTTTTAGCCTTTATGCCATCTGCACATTTCTTTTTCTTTTTGCGAAAACAAACTGGCATATTTATGCCATTCAAACAATGATGGGCATCGGAGGAGCCTTCGCTTACACCCCGTGGTACGGATTTTTTTCAAGACACATAGACAAAAACCAGGAAAACATGGAATGGAGCATCTCGGTCTCGATAACAGGCGCGGTTATAGCGCTTTCCGGATTTTTGGCGGGAGTTCTTGCGGAAAAATTCGGATTCCAGCCGATTTTCGTGATAAGCGGATTTATATATTTAATCGGAATTTTTCTCTTGTTCCTTTTTGACAAAAAAATCCGGAAAGGCCGGGTGATAAAAGCGGCGGAGCTGGAATCATAA
- the thrS gene encoding threonine--tRNA ligase, with protein sequence MAKEKNKPTDIETKRHSLSHILAMAVLETQPGTKLGIGPSVENGFYYDFLLPKNISSDDLPEIEQKMRNLISQKLDFKKELFSLKKSKDYEKLREIFREQRFKIELIKEKQKEQHISVYHTGNKFTDLCAGPHINSTKEINPKAFKLTRIAGAYWRGDEKNKMLTRIYGVAFETKEELDNYLKQVKEAEERNHRKLGKELDLFCFSDLVGPGLPLYTPKGVAIIDELKKHIETVCRNYGFKKVSAPSLSKIELFEISGHAKKFGDELFHVSSEKKHNFVLKPVQCPHQTQIYASKTRSYRDLPIRYMESDKQYRAEKTGEVGGLSRVYAITVEDGHSFCRVDQVKQEMINMVNIIKEFYSALGMWGKHWVSLSVRDYEHPEKYIGEPKDWDKCEKMLQEISDEMGLDAKKCEGEAALYGPKLDFMFKDALGKEIQIPTVQLDFATPKRFNLTYINEKGKEENPVMVHRAVLGSYERFLVLLIEHFAGAFPLWLAPVQAEIIPLSEKFNEYGRDILKELLETGIRAEIDENDETLSKKIRNAELQKIPYLLVVGEKEEKDKSVAVRPRKGEKSVLKINEFLDKIKKEIEEKR encoded by the coding sequence ATGGCAAAAGAAAAAAATAAACCAACGGACATAGAAACAAAAAGGCATTCTTTATCGCATATTTTGGCGATGGCGGTTTTAGAAACACAGCCAGGAACCAAATTAGGCATCGGACCGAGTGTTGAAAACGGTTTTTATTACGATTTTCTTTTGCCAAAAAATATTTCATCAGATGATCTACCCGAAATAGAACAAAAGATGCGTAATCTAATATCTCAAAAACTAGACTTCAAAAAGGAATTATTTTCTTTAAAGAAAAGTAAAGATTATGAAAAATTAAGAGAAATTTTTCGAGAACAGAGATTCAAAATTGAACTAATCAAAGAAAAACAAAAAGAACAGCATATTTCCGTGTACCACACGGGAAATAAATTTACGGATCTTTGCGCAGGACCTCACATAAATTCAACGAAAGAAATAAATCCGAAAGCTTTTAAACTGACAAGGATTGCTGGCGCCTATTGGCGAGGGGACGAAAAAAACAAAATGCTCACCCGCATATATGGCGTCGCTTTTGAGACAAAAGAGGAACTAGACAATTATCTTAAACAGGTCAAGGAAGCAGAAGAAAGAAACCATCGCAAATTGGGTAAAGAACTAGACCTTTTTTGTTTTTCAGATTTGGTCGGTCCAGGTCTACCCTTGTATACCCCTAAAGGCGTGGCAATAATTGACGAATTAAAAAAACATATTGAAACCGTATGCCGCAATTACGGATTCAAAAAAGTTTCGGCTCCGTCATTATCAAAAATAGAACTTTTTGAAATATCTGGACACGCTAAAAAATTTGGCGACGAATTATTTCACGTTTCTTCCGAAAAAAAACATAACTTTGTTCTTAAACCGGTCCAATGCCCGCACCAAACACAAATTTACGCATCAAAAACCAGGTCTTACAGAGATTTACCAATCAGATACATGGAATCAGACAAGCAATACCGCGCTGAAAAAACCGGAGAAGTCGGCGGTTTATCAAGAGTATATGCCATAACTGTTGAAGACGGACATTCTTTCTGCAGAGTAGACCAAGTAAAACAAGAAATGATTAATATGGTAAATATTATAAAAGAATTCTATAGCGCGCTTGGTATGTGGGGCAAACATTGGGTATCTTTATCTGTGCGTGACTATGAACATCCAGAAAAATATATTGGTGAACCGAAAGATTGGGACAAATGCGAGAAAATGCTTCAAGAAATATCAGATGAAATGGGCCTAGACGCAAAAAAATGCGAAGGCGAAGCAGCGCTTTACGGCCCCAAACTTGATTTTATGTTTAAGGACGCGCTGGGCAAAGAAATTCAAATCCCGACTGTCCAGCTTGATTTTGCCACGCCAAAAAGATTTAACCTTACTTATATAAACGAAAAAGGAAAGGAAGAAAATCCTGTAATGGTGCATCGCGCCGTTTTAGGTTCTTACGAAAGATTTTTAGTTTTACTCATAGAACATTTTGCCGGCGCATTTCCCTTGTGGCTCGCGCCGGTGCAAGCGGAAATTATTCCTCTAAGCGAAAAATTCAACGAATATGGACGCGATATTTTGAAAGAACTTCTTGAGACTGGAATACGCGCAGAAATTGACGAAAACGACGAAACCTTAAGCAAAAAAATCAGGAACGCGGAACTGCAAAAAATTCCCTACCTTCTTGTTGTCGGAGAAAAAGAAGAAAAAGATAAAAGCGTGGCAGTAAGGCCGCGCAAAGGCGAAAAATCGGTTTTAAAGATTAACGAGTTTTTGGATAAAATAAAAAAGGAGATAGAAGAGAAAAGGTAA
- a CDS encoding DNA polymerase III subunit alpha, translating to MPEKFVHLHTHSHYSLLDGLAKIDDLVNEAVQNAMPALALTDHGNMHGAIEFYKKAQKAGIKPVLGVEMYVAPRSLSQKEASIDTKPYHLLLLAKNEEGYKNLLKLVSISHLEGFYYKPRIDKDTLSKHSKGIIGASACLAGELPRLMLSENYGKAKEAAAGYADIFGKDSFFIEISHHPGVPNHNLAMSRLVELSKQTGIPLVATQDIHYLKKEDALAQDALVAIQTNTTLGDKDRLSMSNDDYSFRSTREMLDLFRDLPEATKNTVEIAEMTDTKLKLGEWIFPKFEIPSGKTADEHLRGKALEGLKKKFPDGAGDEITKRMDYELEVISKKGYSPYFLIVSDFVNHARETEIITNTRGSAAGSFVSFLVGISNVSPIRYGLPFERFLNPYRPSPPDIDMDFADDRRDEIIEYAKQRYGYDKVAQIGTFGTMMARAAARDITRALNHDYATGDRIAKMIPMGSQGFPMSIRKAMTINTELKKAYESEKETKEILDLAQKIEGGARHVSVHAAGVVISPEPLQEYLPLQYEPKGEKIITQYDMHAVEDIGLLKMDFLGIRNLSILGLAKKLIEKIRGGKLDLEKIPLDDEKTFELLRRGETGGLFQLGGSGMTRYLKELKPTTIEEIMAMIALFRPGPMANIPTYIKRKHGEEPITYLDPRLEKILGGTYGVVTYQEDVLFIAIEMAGYNWDSVDKFRKAIGKKIPEVMAAQEKIFIEGCQTHGGLSKKKAEELWKLFDPFKGYGFNKAHAASYGIVAYQTAYLKANYPGEYMTAVLTCESGDMDKISEMIAECKKMGIKLLPPDINESFSDFTLVKETDPSAQTEEKNSIRFGLHAIKNVGENVVKTLIEERKRGGIFKSVEDLLERIPTKDINKKSLESLIKAGALDGFRERNTLLLNLEKMLEYHKDAVNGNSPNQASLFAMAGNELKASVLKMSPAEPASLEEKLVWEKEFLGIYVSGHPMDKYRNAMNRAKLRIASVKKFRGETPVMMIVMVSEIKKIMTKKGEPMAFLKLMDSTGEIEAVVFPRTLNNFGSLLKTDGCVIIKGKTSSRNNEPSIILEEIREVKI from the coding sequence ATGCCGGAAAAATTCGTACACCTTCACACCCACAGCCACTATTCTCTTTTAGACGGCCTGGCTAAAATTGACGATCTTGTAAACGAAGCTGTCCAAAACGCCATGCCCGCCTTGGCTCTTACAGACCACGGCAACATGCACGGCGCGATTGAATTTTACAAAAAAGCCCAAAAGGCCGGGATAAAACCCGTGCTAGGAGTTGAAATGTATGTAGCCCCGCGTTCACTTTCACAAAAAGAAGCCAGCATAGACACAAAACCGTATCATCTTCTTCTTTTGGCAAAAAACGAAGAAGGATACAAAAATCTGCTGAAACTTGTAAGTATTTCCCATCTGGAGGGTTTTTATTACAAACCCAGAATAGACAAGGACACTCTTTCAAAACATTCAAAAGGGATAATCGGCGCGTCAGCGTGTCTGGCCGGAGAATTACCGCGCCTTATGTTAAGCGAAAATTACGGGAAAGCGAAAGAAGCGGCCGCCGGGTACGCCGATATTTTCGGTAAAGATTCTTTTTTTATAGAAATAAGCCATCACCCCGGAGTTCCAAACCACAATCTCGCAATGAGCCGGCTTGTGGAACTTTCAAAACAAACCGGAATTCCCCTTGTCGCCACTCAAGACATTCATTATCTAAAAAAAGAAGACGCTTTGGCACAAGACGCGCTGGTTGCCATACAAACAAACACAACACTCGGAGACAAAGACCGGCTAAGCATGAGCAATGACGATTATTCTTTCAGGAGCACAAGAGAGATGCTCGACCTTTTCAGAGATTTGCCCGAAGCGACAAAAAACACGGTTGAAATCGCGGAAATGACAGACACAAAATTAAAGCTCGGCGAATGGATTTTCCCTAAATTTGAAATTCCTTCCGGAAAAACCGCCGACGAACACCTGAGAGGAAAAGCCCTTGAAGGACTGAAAAAGAAATTTCCCGACGGAGCCGGCGATGAAATTACAAAACGGATGGATTACGAGCTGGAAGTAATATCCAAAAAGGGCTATTCTCCGTATTTTCTCATTGTTTCCGATTTCGTAAATCATGCCCGCGAAACAGAAATTATCACCAACACAAGAGGTTCGGCTGCCGGATCTTTTGTGTCATTTCTTGTCGGGATAAGCAACGTCAGTCCGATAAGATACGGGCTGCCCTTTGAAAGATTTTTAAATCCCTACAGACCTTCGCCTCCCGACATAGACATGGACTTTGCCGACGACAGGCGGGACGAAATAATAGAATACGCCAAACAAAGATACGGATACGACAAAGTAGCCCAGATCGGCACGTTCGGAACAATGATGGCGCGCGCCGCGGCGCGCGACATAACCAGAGCGTTGAATCACGACTACGCAACGGGTGATCGCATTGCCAAAATGATTCCCATGGGTTCCCAAGGATTTCCTATGAGTATCAGGAAAGCGATGACCATAAACACCGAATTAAAAAAGGCTTACGAGTCCGAAAAGGAAACGAAAGAAATTCTTGATTTGGCGCAAAAAATAGAAGGAGGGGCGCGGCACGTATCCGTGCATGCCGCCGGAGTTGTCATCAGTCCGGAACCTCTTCAGGAATATCTGCCGCTTCAATACGAACCGAAGGGAGAAAAAATCATCACGCAATACGACATGCACGCGGTTGAAGATATCGGTCTTCTCAAAATGGATTTTCTCGGAATAAGAAACCTGTCCATACTCGGACTCGCGAAAAAACTTATAGAAAAAATACGCGGCGGAAAATTGGACCTCGAAAAAATTCCGCTTGACGACGAAAAAACTTTTGAACTTTTAAGAAGAGGAGAAACCGGAGGCCTTTTCCAGCTCGGAGGTTCGGGCATGACCCGTTATCTGAAAGAACTCAAGCCGACAACAATAGAAGAGATAATGGCCATGATTGCGCTTTTCCGTCCCGGCCCCATGGCTAATATTCCGACATATATAAAAAGAAAACATGGCGAAGAACCGATAACATATCTTGACCCGCGCCTTGAGAAAATTCTCGGCGGCACTTATGGCGTTGTTACCTACCAGGAAGACGTGCTTTTTATAGCGATTGAGATGGCAGGATATAACTGGGACAGCGTAGATAAATTCAGAAAAGCAATCGGTAAAAAAATCCCCGAAGTTATGGCGGCGCAGGAAAAAATCTTTATTGAAGGCTGCCAAACGCACGGCGGGCTCTCCAAAAAGAAGGCGGAAGAATTATGGAAACTTTTTGATCCTTTCAAAGGATACGGCTTCAACAAAGCGCACGCGGCAAGTTACGGCATCGTGGCTTACCAGACAGCGTATTTGAAAGCGAATTATCCCGGCGAATATATGACCGCGGTTTTGACTTGTGAATCGGGAGATATGGATAAAATTTCCGAAATGATAGCGGAATGCAAAAAAATGGGCATAAAATTACTGCCGCCGGATATAAATGAAAGTTTCAGCGACTTTACCCTGGTAAAAGAAACAGACCCTTCCGCGCAGACAGAAGAAAAAAACTCCATACGCTTCGGACTCCACGCCATAAAAAACGTGGGCGAAAACGTGGTAAAAACACTGATTGAGGAAAGAAAGCGCGGCGGAATTTTTAAATCGGTTGAAGACCTTTTGGAAAGAATCCCTACCAAAGATATCAATAAAAAATCACTTGAATCGCTTATAAAGGCCGGAGCGCTTGACGGCTTCCGCGAAAGAAACACTCTGCTTTTGAATCTGGAAAAAATGCTCGAATACCACAAGGATGCGGTAAACGGAAATTCTCCAAACCAAGCTTCTCTTTTCGCAATGGCTGGAAACGAACTAAAAGCAAGCGTGCTGAAAATGTCGCCGGCGGAGCCGGCAAGCCTTGAAGAAAAGCTCGTGTGGGAAAAAGAATTTTTGGGAATTTATGTTTCCGGACATCCGATGGACAAATACAGAAACGCAATGAACCGAGCAAAACTGAGAATCGCGTCGGTAAAAAAATTCCGGGGCGAAACGCCGGTAATGATGATAGTCATGGTGTCAGAAATAAAAAAAATTATGACTAAAAAAGGAGAACCTATGGCGTTTTTAAAACTTATGGATTCCACTGGTGAAATTGAAGCCGTGGTTTTTCCCAGAACACTGAATAATTTTGGGAGTCTTCTAAAAACCGACGGATGCGTTATAATAAAGGGAAAGACGAGCTCGCGCAACAACGAGCCGAGTATTATTTTAGAAGAAATAAGAGAAGTGAAAATATAA
- a CDS encoding ribonuclease HII, producing the protein MVLVKKHIVIAIDEAGRGPLAGPISVAAVAANQNEKFKARNAKLLKGIKDSKKLSEKQREEWLKKIKKNFEYQAAMVGQKTIDKIGISRATKLAVGRILNRFNKKPDIVLLDGSLFAPKIYNQKTIIKGDEKIPLISAASIIAKVRRDRKMVRLHKEYPQYHFDVHKGYGTKLHYKMLKKYGISPLHRRSFLKKLK; encoded by the coding sequence ATGGTTTTAGTGAAAAAACATATAGTTATTGCCATAGATGAAGCGGGAAGAGGGCCATTGGCCGGTCCGATCAGTGTCGCGGCGGTAGCCGCGAACCAAAACGAAAAGTTTAAAGCGAGAAATGCGAAATTATTGAAAGGAATCAAAGATTCCAAAAAACTCAGCGAGAAACAGCGCGAGGAATGGCTGAAAAAAATTAAAAAGAATTTTGAATATCAAGCCGCGATGGTCGGCCAAAAGACCATAGATAAAATCGGCATTAGCCGCGCGACAAAGCTCGCCGTCGGCAGGATATTGAACCGTTTCAATAAAAAACCCGACATTGTTCTTCTTGACGGTTCACTTTTTGCGCCCAAAATTTACAATCAGAAAACTATTATAAAAGGGGACGAAAAAATCCCGCTTATTTCCGCCGCGTCCATTATCGCGAAAGTGCGAAGGGACAGAAAAATGGTCCGGCTTCACAAAGAATATCCGCAATATCATTTTGATGTCCATAAAGGATACGGCACGAAATTGCATTATAAAATGCTCAAAAAATACGGAATCTCTCCTCTCCACAGGAGGAGTTTTTTAAAAAAGCTGAAATGA
- a CDS encoding FAD-dependent oxidoreductase, which yields MNPIKKRIVIIGGGFGGIAAAKKIFASKKTRRIFDVILVEKKDYQLFFPSLFKAVSSSESPTKIFSVCAVKLADIFKNQNLEIIPQEADSISFEGNYILAKEKGSVRKKITYDYLVVAPGSAPRVSGLALLSFDSAMRIRSEIEAIFKAKAKREKVKIAILGAGLTGCELAGFLKDFCEKMSKMYGHPKQMARILIVEASGGILGFLPSRQQNSAREFLEKNGVEFILNRKADDEFLKDEKPDIVIWAGGGTPLRLGEYEIGPDLLVKGAKNVFSIEAKSAQDAIAQGKHIAEEILSLEKGNSVKLYMAAKSLYVVDLGRKFSSFMIGPFVLKGFLSKFFHLAGFFLYFWKTVSFFYAIDWLKAYNKL from the coding sequence ATGAATCCGATCAAAAAAAGAATTGTCATAATCGGCGGAGGTTTTGGCGGAATAGCCGCGGCGAAGAAAATTTTTGCTTCAAAAAAGACGCGACGAATTTTTGACGTAATCCTTGTGGAAAAAAAAGATTACCAGCTGTTTTTCCCGTCGCTTTTTAAAGCGGTGTCTTCTTCCGAGTCGCCCACAAAGATTTTTTCCGTCTGCGCCGTGAAGCTGGCGGACATTTTTAAAAATCAGAATTTGGAAATAATACCGCAAGAAGCGGATTCTATTTCTTTCGAGGGAAATTATATTCTTGCCAAGGAAAAAGGTTCCGTGAGGAAAAAAATTACCTATGATTATTTGGTTGTGGCGCCAGGTTCCGCTCCTCGCGTTTCTGGCCTGGCTCTTTTAAGTTTTGATTCGGCGATGAGGATAAGAAGCGAAATAGAAGCGATTTTTAAAGCTAAAGCGAAAAGAGAGAAAGTTAAAATAGCCATATTGGGGGCCGGACTCACTGGGTGCGAATTAGCCGGTTTTTTGAAAGATTTTTGCGAAAAAATGTCAAAAATGTACGGGCATCCAAAACAGATGGCCAGAATATTGATAGTAGAAGCGTCAGGCGGCATTCTGGGTTTTTTGCCTTCGCGACAACAAAATTCGGCGCGGGAATTTTTGGAAAAAAACGGAGTTGAATTTATTTTGAACCGCAAGGCGGACGATGAATTTTTGAAAGACGAAAAACCGGATATCGTTATCTGGGCCGGAGGCGGAACCCCTTTGCGTTTAGGAGAATATGAAATCGGGCCTGACTTGCTTGTAAAAGGCGCGAAAAACGTTTTTTCCATAGAAGCGAAAAGCGCGCAGGACGCGATAGCGCAGGGAAAACACATAGCGGAAGAAATTTTATCTTTGGAAAAAGGAAATTCGGTAAAACTTTACATGGCGGCAAAGAGTTTATATGTGGTTGACCTTGGCAGAAAATTTTCAAGTTTTATGATAGGACCTTTTGTGTTGAAAGGTTTTTTGTCAAAATTTTTCCATCTTGCGGGTTTTTTTCTGTATTTTTGGAAAACGGTGTCGTTTTTCTACGCTATTGACTGGCTCAAAGCGTATAATAAACTTTAG
- a CDS encoding cysteine desulfurase family protein, translating into MKIQKRIYLDHAAATYMDKRVESAMKPFWSITFGNPSSVYTEGREAKAAVSQARERVARILGCRPDEIIFTGGGTEGDNMAVLGVARHYKKQGHTYRQAGNHVVVSAVEHEAVLNSCEALKKEGFEITFIKPGKDGVINPKDVEAALKPETILVSIMYANNEIGTIQPIPEIARIIGNFRKKKTIGQSLVPGSLGAVLPLFHTDAVQVPLYLDLNVQKLGVDLMTLNGSKIYGPKGSGALYVRRGVKIEPIIYGGGQEMKIRPGTESVAGIIGFSRSLELAAEGRGKEAVRLSVLRDYFIKKITEKIPEIIINGSLEKRLPNNVNISVMGVEGESAVLYLDDKGVSCSTGSACSSDSLEPSHVIKALGVPDEYAHGSLRFSMGKATQKKDMDYVLKVLPEIVERLRSISALDTRAYKIRR; encoded by the coding sequence ATGAAAATACAAAAAAGAATTTATCTTGACCATGCGGCGGCAACTTATATGGACAAACGTGTTGAATCCGCGATGAAGCCGTTTTGGTCAATAACTTTCGGTAATCCTTCTTCTGTTTACACCGAAGGGAGAGAGGCTAAAGCCGCGGTTTCTCAGGCGCGAGAGAGGGTCGCGAGAATTTTGGGTTGCCGGCCCGATGAAATAATTTTTACGGGAGGCGGAACCGAAGGCGATAACATGGCTGTTTTGGGTGTTGCAAGACATTATAAAAAACAAGGCCATACCTACCGGCAGGCAGGTAATCATGTTGTTGTGTCGGCAGTTGAACACGAAGCTGTTTTAAATTCTTGTGAAGCGTTAAAAAAAGAAGGTTTTGAAATCACTTTTATCAAACCGGGAAAAGACGGAGTCATAAATCCTAAAGACGTTGAAGCGGCTTTAAAACCGGAAACGATTTTGGTTTCAATCATGTATGCGAATAATGAAATAGGAACGATTCAGCCGATACCGGAAATTGCGAGAATAATCGGCAATTTCAGAAAGAAAAAAACTATCGGCCAGTCTTTGGTTCCGGGCAGTTTGGGAGCGGTTTTGCCGCTTTTTCACACGGACGCGGTGCAAGTTCCGCTTTACCTTGATTTAAATGTCCAGAAGCTCGGGGTGGATCTTATGACATTAAACGGCTCAAAGATATACGGACCGAAAGGGAGCGGGGCGCTATATGTAAGAAGAGGAGTAAAAATAGAGCCGATAATTTACGGTGGCGGTCAGGAAATGAAAATAAGGCCGGGAACTGAAAGCGTGGCAGGAATAATCGGTTTTAGCCGTTCTTTAGAGCTGGCGGCTGAAGGCAGGGGAAAAGAAGCAGTTCGGCTTTCTGTTTTGCGCGATTACTTTATCAAAAAAATAACTGAAAAAATTCCAGAAATTATAATAAACGGTTCTTTGGAAAAAAGATTGCCCAACAACGTGAATATCTCGGTTATGGGTGTTGAAGGAGAATCCGCGGTGCTTTATCTTGATGATAAGGGCGTTTCCTGTTCAACCGGTTCGGCGTGCAGTTCTGACAGCCTTGAACCGTCGCATGTCATTAAGGCGCTCGGCGTACCCGATGAATACGCTCATGGTTCGCTTCGTTTCAGTATGGGGAAAGCAACACAGAAAAAAGATATGGATTACGTTTTAAAAGTTTTGCCGGAAATAGTCGAACGTTTAAGAAGCATTTCAGCTTTGGACACGAGAGCTTATAAAATCAGAAGATAG